One part of the Lycium ferocissimum isolate CSIRO_LF1 chromosome 8, AGI_CSIRO_Lferr_CH_V1, whole genome shotgun sequence genome encodes these proteins:
- the LOC132066474 gene encoding secreted RxLR effector protein 161-like, giving the protein MHLANAIRPDIAFSVNLLARYSSYPTQRHWNGVKHILRYLKGTSDMGLFYVNNGSTDLVGYADVGYLSDPHKARSQQAICLHAEVLLYHGDPQSIPLLLLLRIIFEIIAIHEASRECVWLRLVIHFIRERCGLKCDTKIPTVLYEDNVACIP; this is encoded by the coding sequence ATGCATCTTGCTAACGCTATAAGACCTGACATAGCATTCTCTGTTAATTTGCTAGCAAGATATAGCTCTTATCCTACACAGAGACATTGGAACGGAGTTAAGCATATATTGCGATATCTGAAGGGAACTAGCGATATGGGTCTGTTTTATGTTAACAATGGTAGCACAGATCTTGTTGGTTATGCAGATGTAGGTTATTTATCTGATCCACATAAAGCTCGATCTCAACAGGCTATCTGTTTACATGCGGAGGTATTGCTATATCATGGAGATCCACAAAGCATTCCATTGTTGCTACTTCTTCGAATCATCTTTGAgataatagctattcatgaagcaagtaGAGAATGTGTGTGGTTGAGATTAGTGATACACTTCATTAGAGAAAGATGTGGCTTGAAATGTGATACAAAAATACCCACAGTATTATATGAAGACAATGTTGCAtgcataccttaa
- the LOC132068739 gene encoding glucan endo-1,3-beta-glucosidase 6-like, translating to MGLFSFSRLLFGVLFVVVLLLFSPVVSGIGANWGTQSTHRLPPEIVVRLLKDNGIQKVKLFDADYDTLKALGKSGLEVMVGIPNDMLSTLGSLKAAEKWVSKNVSVHISNNKVNIRYVAVGNEPYLTTYNGTYLKTTLPAMQNIQTALVKAGFGNQVKVTCPLNADVYESANSLPSGGDFRADIHGYVSQLVKFLSDNGCPFTINIYPFISLYIDSDFPVEYAFFDGNATPLNDGGTMYTNMFDANHDTLVWALQKNGFGNVPIIIGEIGWPTDGDRNANAQLAQRFNQGFMQHISAGKGTPMRPGPVDAYLFSLIDEDAKSVRPGNFERHWGILTYDGLPKYILNLGTTNSGSLVPARNVKYLERKWCVLKPNAKVDDPQIAPSMSYACGLADCTSLGYQTSCGGLDSRGNISYAFNSYYQINNQLDDACKFQGLGTVTKSDPSTGTCRFGLMIQPYYGGAERKHGYTRTALALILFLWTIL from the exons atggggttgttttcattttcaagaTTATTATTTGGGGTGTTATTTGTtgtagtgttgttattgttttcaccAGTAGTGAGTGGGATAGGTGCAAACTGGGGAACTCAGTCAACACATAGGTTGCCACCTGAAATAGTGGTGAGGTTGCTTAAAGATAATGGGATCCAAAAGGTTAAACTATTTGATGCTGATTATGACACACTTAAAGCTTTGGGTAAATCTGGTCTTGAAGTTATGGTTGGTATTCCTAATGACATGCTTTCTACTTTGGGTAGCTTGAAAGCTGCTGAGAAATGGGTTTCTAAAAATGTTTCTGTCCACATCTCTAACAACAAAGTCAACATCAG GTATGTTGCAGTTGGAAATGAACCTTATTTGACAACCTACAACGGAACTTACCTTAAAACAACTCTTCCTGCTATGCAAAATATCCAAACTGCACTCGTAAAAGCTGGCTTCGGTAATCAAGTAAAGGTTACTTGTCCCCTCAATGCAGATGTTTATGAGAGCGCAAATAGCTTGCCATCAGGTGGTGATTTTCGAGCTGATATCCATGGCTATGTGAGCCAACTTGTCAAGTTCTTAAGTGACAATGGTTGTCCTTTTACTATCAATATCTATCCATTCATAAGTCTTTATATTGACTCCGACTTCCCAGTTGAATATGCTTTCTTTGATGGAAATGCAACACCTCTAAATGATGGTGGGACAATGTACACCAACATGTTTGATGCAAATCACGACACTCTTGTGTGGGCTTTACAGAAGAACGGGTTTGGGAATGTCCCTATAATTATTGGAGAAATTGGTTGGCCCACTGATGGTGACCGCAATGCTAATGCACAACTCGCACAGCGATTCAACCAAGGATTCATGCAGCATATATCAGCAGGAAAAGGCACCCCTATGAGGCCTGGGCCTGTTGATGCCTATCTGTTTAGTTTAATTGACGAAGATGCTAAGAGTGTTCGACCTGGAAATTTTGAACGTCACTGGGGAATACTTACGTATGACGGACTACCCAAGTACATCCTGAATCTTGGGACCACCAATTCTGGGTCCTTAGTTCCAGCTAGAAATGTGAAGTATTTGGAGAGGAAATGGTGTGTGCTTAAGCCCAATGCTAAGGTTGATGATCCCCAGATTGCACCTAGCATGAGCTATGCTTGTGGACTTGCTGACTGCACGAGCCTCGGGTATCAGACATCTTGTGGAGGTTTGGATTCACGAGGAAATATTTCATATGCATTCAACAGCTACTACCAGATAAACAATCAGCTTGATGATGCTTGCAAGTTCCAAGGCCTCGGGACTGTCACTAAGTCAGATCCATCAACTGGTACTTGTAGGTTCGGGCTCATGATACAACCATACTATGGAGGTGCAGAACGAAAACATGGCTATACTAGAACAGCATTGGCTCTGATTCTGTTTCTGTGGACAATTCTGTAA
- the LOC132066475 gene encoding uncharacterized protein LOC132066475, whose amino-acid sequence MHPSESAGAMLVPVQFNGTGYRSWRRGVLRALYVKNKLGFINGECKKPELESAQYRQWERCDDIVTSWILNSLSKEIADSVEYVNDSAELWKELDDRYDQTNGAKLYQIQKEINGLSQDNFHKAEQDRRLIQFLMGLNTVYTVIRGKSTLLNVNVPRQNNYRTNYSPGSISQNSRPGVICEHCKRHGHTKDRCYELHGYQSQSLARNSGYHQNVFQNSYQNSYQNHQNPTQNFRPDKGKRIMANVHGPSSDVMSTKGDEQTEQDDNQGVSLSREQYGQLMSVLQQFQHGNGDNSSTNPTNGSANFAGIIVCTSSIDFGKLSCVCFKNKADSWILDSGASNNMTFNKSLLINRITLPYPLLIISPNGYKVKVAQISSVTLAPSIVLHKAPSMKRLWKLVESKMESISCVQDVSATKPDVRSSTEMNNTESFHSYSVKSMDDVNVLAATSVDDVHRDKFQSRTDPHVFIGYPFGTKGYKFISYCDCSIPFIHPACDDIGHSTQNALDNTRNTSTTSTNVSPATPPTTPTSLPDTSSSGFTPTWTLVPLPKGKKAIGCKWVFKIKHKADGSIERYKARLVLKGYTQQVGIDYNETFSPVVKMTTVTSLLAIAVKKRWGIFQLDVNNAFLDGELHKEVYMDAPPGLVSSPGMVCRLNKSLYGLKQASRQWYARLTKALCSKGYTHSLHDYSLFHKKDPSSAIYVAVYVDDIIHTGTYMYEIAELKQFLHHTFKIKDLGTLHYFLGLEVLYKADGIIISQRKFLLDLLKEYDMLEQICLSSPLDPTQKLKAKEGLPLQDPTFYRKLVGKLNFLTNTRFDISYSVQHLSQFMQDPREPHLKDAFHLLRKSVSGYIVLLGNIPISWTSKKHETISLSSAEAEYRALRKVVGEPVWLQRLLDELTMPIPLPMHVFCDSQSALHIAKNPVFHERTKHIEVDCHFVRNKF is encoded by the exons ATGCATCCATCGGAGAGTGCAGGTGCGATGCTAGTCCCAGTTCAATTCAATGGAACTGGGTACAGATCTTGGAGAAGAGGCGTCTTAAGAGCCCTATATGTGAAGAACAAATTAGGTTTTATCAATGGTGAATGTAAGAAACCAGAACTGGAATCTGCTCAATATCGACAATGGGAGAGGTGCGATGATATTGTCACCTCATGGATTCTAAATTCACTTTCAAAAGAAATTGCAGATAGTGTTGAGTATGTGAATGACTCTGCTGAGCTGTGGAAGGAATTGGATGATCGATATGATCAAACAAATGGTGCGAAGCTATACCAGATTCAGAAGGAAATAAACGGCCTCTCTCAAG ATAATTTTCATAAAGCAGAACAGGATAGGAGACTGATTCAGTTCCTAATGGGTCTGAATACGGTCTATACAGTGATTCGTGGGA AATCCACCTTACTAAATGTTAATGTCCCAAGACAAAATAACTATAGGACAAACTATTCTCCTGGTAGCATAAGTCAAAACTCTAGGCCTGGAGTGATATGTGAGCATTGCAAACGACATGGTCACACCAAGGATAGGTGTTACGAATTGCATGGATACCAATCTCAATCACTTGCTAGGAACTCTGGATATCATCAGAATGTCTTTCAAAACTCCTATCAGAACTCTTACCAGAACCATCAGAATCCCACTCAAAATTTCAGACCAGATAAGGGTAAGAGGATTATGGCAAATGTACATGGACCTTCATCTGATGTTATGTCAACAAAAGGAGATGAACAAACTGAACAAGATGATAATCAAGGTGTGAGCTTAAGCAGAGAACAATATGGACAACTTATGAGTGTGCTGCAACAGTTCCAGCATGGAAATGGAGACAATTCAAGCACAAATCCCACTAATGGTTCAGCAAACTTTGCAGGTATCATTGTCTGCACTTCCTCTATTGATTTTGGCAAGTTGTCTTGTGTATGTTTCAAAAACAAGGCTGATTCTTGGATACTAGACTCAGGAGCATCAAACAACATGACCTTCAATAAATCACTCTTAATCAATAGAATAACTCTGCCCTATCCACTTTTGATCATCTCGCCAAATGGTTACAAAGTAAAGGTGGCACAGATTAGTAGTGTGACACTTGCACCTAGTATTGTCCTGCATAAG GCCCCTTCAATGAAGAGGCTTTGGAAATTGGTAGAGTCAAAGATGGAATCTATTTCATGTGTCCAAGATGTCTCAGCAACAAAG CCTGATGTACGTAGTTCAACAGAAATGAATAATACTGAGTCTTTTCACTCTTATTCTGTTAAATCTATGGATGATGTGAATGTTTTAGCTGCTACATCTGTGGATGAT GTTCACAGAGATAAATTTCAATCAAGGACTGATCCTCATGTATTCATTGGATATCCATTTGGGACAAAGGGATACAAA tTCATTTCCTACTGTGACTGTTCAATTCCTTTTATTCATCCTGCCTGTGATGATATTGGTCATTCTACACAAAATGCATTGGACAATACTAGGAACACAAGTACCACATCTACTAATGTGTCACCTGCTACTCCTCCTACTACACCAACATCCCTACCTGACACTAGCTCATCTGGTTTCACACCT ACTTGGACCCTTGTACCATTACCTAAAGGAAAGAAAGCTATAGGTTGCAAATGGGTTTTTAAGATCAAACACAAGGCAGATGGGAGCATTGAAAGATACAAAGCAAGATTAGTGCTCAAGGGTTATACACAACAAGTTGGGATTGACTATAATGAAACTTTTTCACCAGTAGTTAAGATGACCACAGTGACGTCCTTGCTTGCTATTGCTGTGAAAAAGAGGTGGGGTATTTTCCAACTAGATGTTAATAATGCATTCCTCGATGGCGAGTTGCATAAGGAGGTATACATGGATGCACCACCAGGATTAGTAAGCAGTCCAGGGATGGTTTGCAGATTGAACAAGTCATTATATGGACTCAAACAGGCCAGCAGACAATGGTATGCTAGACTAACTAAAGCATTATGTTCAAAAGGGTACACACATTCCTTACATGACTACTCACTGTTCCATAAAAAGGATCCTAGTTCAGCAATATATGTAGctgtatatgttgatgatattattcatACTGGTACATACATGTATGAGATAGCTGAACTAAAACAGTTCTTGCATCACACTTTCAAAATCAAAGACCTGGGCACATTGCACTATTTCCTGGGACTAGAAGTGTTGTACAAAGCTGatggaatcatcatatctcaAAGAAAGTTCCTACTGGATCTATTGAAGGAGTATGACATGCTTGAACAAATTTGCTTGTCCTCACCACTAGATCCTACTCAGAAGTTAAAGGCTAAAGAAGGATTGCCACTACAAGATCCCACATTCTACAGGAAACTTGTTGGCAAGTTGAACTTTCTCACAAACACAAGGTTCGACATATCTTACAGTGTCCAACACTTGAGTCAATTTATGCAAGATCCTAGGGAACCACACTTGAAGGATGCATTTCATCTGCTCAG AAAATCTGTTAGTGGATACATTGTTCTACTTGGCAACATCCCCATAAGTTGGACATCAAAGAAGCACGAGACAATTTCCCTATCCTCTGCAGAAGCTGAGTATAGAGCACTCAGAAAGGTTGTGGGAGAGCCGGTCTGGTTGCAAAGGTTACTTGATGAGCTGACAATGCCAATTCCTTTACCAATGCATGTCTTTTGTGATAGTCAATCTGCCCTACACATAGCCAAGAATCCTGTCTTTCATGAGAGAACTAAGCATATAGAGGTAGACTGCCATTTTGTGAGAAACAAGTTTTAA